A region from the Parcubacteria group bacterium genome encodes:
- a CDS encoding signal peptidase I → MNTILFGLVVLGALVVFSSVPFAGNYKAFIVMSGSMEPTIHTGSIVFVRPEKAYAVGDIVTRRFADSDLTVTHRIFSQKEVDGQVIFDTKGDANDGEDNATVTSADIIGKEITAVPYVGYAVAYAKTEMGLLLIIVIPAVIVIYDELNKIRTEVALMRKKKKEEKEAKTRVAEETKITFPERQYVRGIVNAPVEKRRKIV, encoded by the coding sequence ATGAATACGATTTTGTTCGGGCTTGTCGTTTTAGGCGCTCTGGTCGTTTTTTCGTCCGTGCCTTTCGCGGGAAACTATAAGGCGTTTATCGTGATGTCCGGTTCAATGGAACCGACCATCCACACGGGCAGTATCGTTTTTGTCCGTCCGGAAAAAGCCTATGCCGTCGGAGATATCGTGACGCGAAGATTCGCCGATTCCGATCTAACGGTAACGCATCGTATTTTTTCCCAAAAAGAAGTTGATGGACAGGTAATTTTTGACACGAAAGGGGATGCAAATGATGGCGAAGACAATGCAACAGTCACGTCGGCGGATATTATCGGCAAAGAAATCACTGCCGTGCCCTATGTCGGTTATGCAGTGGCTTATGCCAAGACGGAAATGGGACTGTTGCTCATTATTGTCATCCCGGCGGTGATTGTTATTTATGACGAGTTGAATAAAATCAGAACGGAAGTCGCTTTGATGCGAAAAAAGAAAAAAGAAGAAAAGGAGGCAAAAACACGAGTGGCGGAAGAAACGAAAATAACATTTCCGGAAAGGCAGTATGTGCGGGGGATTGTTAATGCGCCGGTTGAGAAGAGGAGAAAAATTGTCTAA
- a CDS encoding TasA family protein: MKKITKSLLMITAAAAIVIGGTSAFFSSQKAAVNNTFKAGTLNLQLAKDNHGVPTGGWQDVSIDANWNFPDMAPGETPQEATMWLKNNGSIDAKKLGFSITNANDDNTGFERQVRITKMTFDGQNMLQGGAGADQSVYVKPTHCDINVNPGAYSTINAALESLGSATGKVICVGPGNYTTSYETNAIIINQGVTLVSTDGPGATTISASSTTAGVTINAVNVTIKGFTIAPDKTFVGYGAAIAVNYGGAKIQDNVITDVKGDGQGTIKGIHAFTGSAYSNLEITNNVIKNIANTGKGADGIMIQGKISTINITHNTITDISSNNTNNTWDYAAGIEDTPTSNLADSSPLGLTITYNHIENVTSVTELGRGFTVDIVNCNDSVKGTNNYAYADQVTFKKNDIIGIANPITNKDQRTTSNGTLNAEDNWFGDFTPVANLGGVAKCETGVVNTTNFAGGPFAGFVGGTDQNSNGFADMQDLRLTPIAGMPVAFAHSAEKRFVMGVQVDGPTTLDNFQGASLHNVDLTVTMLQQ, encoded by the coding sequence ATGAAAAAGATAACAAAATCGCTTTTGATGATCACCGCGGCTGCGGCAATCGTGATCGGCGGAACAAGCGCGTTTTTTTCCAGCCAAAAGGCTGCCGTAAACAACACGTTCAAAGCAGGAACGCTTAATTTGCAGTTGGCAAAAGATAATCATGGCGTTCCAACTGGGGGATGGCAGGATGTGAGTATTGATGCTAATTGGAATTTTCCAGACATGGCTCCGGGAGAAACTCCTCAAGAGGCGACAATGTGGTTGAAAAACAATGGAAGTATTGACGCGAAAAAATTAGGATTCTCCATAACTAACGCTAATGATGATAATACTGGATTTGAAAGGCAAGTCCGTATCACTAAAATGACCTTTGACGGGCAAAATATGCTCCAAGGTGGTGCAGGTGCTGACCAATCAGTCTATGTGAAACCGACTCACTGCGATATCAATGTTAATCCTGGCGCATATTCTACTATCAATGCTGCTCTAGAATCTTTAGGATCAGCAACTGGTAAAGTAATTTGCGTTGGCCCGGGTAATTATACGACTAGCTATGAAACCAATGCAATCATAATTAATCAAGGTGTTACATTAGTATCCACCGATGGGCCTGGAGCAACAACCATTAGTGCATCAAGTACTACTGCAGGCGTTACCATCAATGCTGTCAATGTTACAATAAAGGGATTTACTATTGCTCCTGATAAAACTTTTGTCGGATATGGTGCAGCAATTGCAGTTAATTATGGCGGAGCTAAAATTCAGGATAATGTGATAACTGACGTAAAAGGAGATGGTCAGGGGACAATAAAAGGTATCCACGCCTTTACTGGATCTGCTTATAGTAATTTAGAAATTACGAACAATGTTATAAAAAATATTGCTAATACAGGCAAGGGAGCGGATGGGATTATGATTCAAGGTAAGATTAGCACAATAAATATTACTCACAACACAATCACTGATATTAGTTCAAATAATACTAATAATACATGGGATTATGCAGCGGGTATTGAGGATACGCCAACTAGCAATCTGGCCGATTCTTCGCCTCTAGGTTTGACGATTACTTATAATCACATTGAGAATGTAACTAGCGTAACTGAATTAGGCAGAGGATTCACAGTTGACATTGTGAATTGCAATGATTCGGTAAAGGGCACGAATAATTATGCCTACGCTGACCAGGTTACTTTTAAGAAGAATGATATAATTGGTATAGCAAATCCAATTACCAACAAGGATCAACGCACGACTTCTAATGGAACATTGAATGCAGAAGATAATTGGTTTGGTGATTTTACTCCTGTGGCTAATCTAGGTGGAGTGGCAAAGTGTGAGACTGGCGTTGTGAACACAACAAATTTTGCCGGTGGACCATTTGCTGGTTTTGTTGGCGGTACAGACCAAAATAGTAATGGTTTTGCCGATATGCAAGACTTGCGGTTGACTCCGATTGCTGGAATGCCAGTGGCCTTCGCTCATTCAGCGGAAAAACGTTTTGTGATGGGCGTGCAAGTTGACGGACCAACAACACTTGATAATTTTCAAGGCGCGAGTCTACACAATGTGGATTTGACTGTAACTATGTTGCAACAATAA